The genomic DNA AGTTCCCAACGGCGCGTCACCCCGATCTCGTGCAGGAATCGCGGATCGTGACTGACCACGATCAGTGCTCCCTCGAAACTCGCCAACGCTTCGGTCAAGTGGCGCAGGCTGGGCAGGTCGAGATTGTTGGTCGGCTCGTCGAGCAACAGCAGTTTCGGCGCCGGCTCGGCGAGCAACAGCAGCGCCAAGGCCGCGCGCAGGCGCTCACCCCCGGACAGGGCGGCGGCGGGTACATCGGCCGCCGCCCCACGGAACAGCAGCCTGGCCAGCTGTGCGCGGATCCGCTCCGGCGGTGCGTCCGGCGCGGCGGCGGCGACATTCTCGAACACCGTCCGCTCCGGATCGAACAGGTTCAGCCGCTGCGGCAGTAGTCGCCAGGGCACTTTCGGTGGCTCGGCGGCGATGCGGCGCAACAGCGTCGTCTTGCCGATGCCGTTGCGGCCGGTGAGCGCGATCCGTTCCGGACCGGTGATCCGCAGGGTCACTCGGCGATCGAGGCCGACAGCACCGCAGGGCAATTCGGCGTCGACGAGGTCGAGAACAGCTTGGCCGGGATGCACGCGGGTGCCGGGCAGATCGAGGCGGATCTGCTGGTCGGCGCGCACCGAGTCCTCGGCTTCGCGCAGGTGTTCGGCGGCGGCGTCGAGGCGCTCGATCTGGGTATTGCGCAGTTTGCCCGCCGATTCCTGTGCCGCGCGTTTGCGCGCGCCCGCCAGGATCTTCGGCATGTTCTCGGCCGAGGACTGCCCGTAGCGCCTGCGGCGATCCAGCTTGGTCCTGGTCTCGGCCAGTTCCCTGGACTGTCTACGCACATCGTTGCGGGCGGCCCGCACCGCGGCCCGCGCTGCCTGTTGTTCGACGGCGATCCGCTCCTCGTAATCGGTGTAGTTGCCGCCGAACACCCGCAGCGTGCCCTGGCGCAGTTCGGCGATGGCGTCGGCGCGCTCGAGCAGTTCGCGATCGTGGCTGACCGCCAGCACGGTACCGGAGAACTGGTCGACCACGTCGTAGAGACGTTGGCGGGCAGCGTGATCGAGATTGTTCGTCGGCTCGTCGAGCAACAGCACCTCGGGGTCGCCGAGCAGTTGCGCGGCGAGACCGAGCAAGACGGTCTCGCCACCGGAGAGGGTGTCGAGGCGGCGATCCAGACCCGCGGCGGAATCGGCGAGGTAGGCCAGGCCCAGCCGCGCCAGCAGCGCCACCGCCCGCTCCTCGACGTCCCAGGCCGAGCCGATCACGTCGAAATCGTCGTCGTGGGCCCGGCCCGCCTCGACGCGATGCAGGGCGGCCCTGATCTCGGCGATGCCGAGGAGGTGGTC from Nocardia higoensis includes the following:
- a CDS encoding ATP-binding cassette domain-containing protein, whose amino-acid sequence is MTSLSFSGLTFSDLTFCWPDGTPVFDGLDGDLGPGHVGLAGINGAGKSTLLRLIAGELRPLRGSVTVRGRLGYLRQDLGLADAQRVDHLLGIAEIRAALHRVEAGRAHDDDFDVIGSAWDVEERAVALLARLGLAYLADSAAGLDRRLDTLSGGETVLLGLAAQLLGDPEVLLLDEPTNNLDHAARQRLYDVVDQFSGTVLAVSHDRELLERADAIAELRQGTLRVFGGNYTDYEERIAVEQQAARAAVRAARNDVRRQSRELAETRTKLDRRRRYGQSSAENMPKILAGARKRAAQESAGKLRNTQIERLDAAAEHLREAEDSVRADQQIRLDLPGTRVHPGQAVLDLVDAELPCGAVGLDRRVTLRITGPERIALTGRNGIGKTTLLRRIAAEPPKVPWRLLPQRLNLFDPERTVFENVAAAAPDAPPERIRAQLARLLFRGAAADVPAAALSGGERLRAALALLLLAEPAPKLLLLDEPTNNLDLPSLRHLTEALASFEGALIVVSHDPRFLHEIGVTRRWELTDEGVAIADAAG